A section of the Candidatus Woesearchaeota archaeon genome encodes:
- a CDS encoding EamA family transporter, with protein MNKKGLILAFTTAIISGFSIYLNKFGVTGIESSIFTFSKNIIVALFLFSTVLLFKENLNLKLKQWIKLIMIGLIGGSIPFLLFFKGLQLTSSASAAFIHKTMFVYVALLAVLFLREKITKKFLAGSILLLMGNAIFLKVYYPIFDKGALYIFIATLLWAIENIISKHTLKELSSRVVAFGRMFFGSSFILVYLIFSEKIVLLNTLNLNQIGWVLVTTIPLFLYQITWYESLKYLKASTATSVLLLGSMITSLLDLNFTLRSVAGSLLIILGLILTTRLFSVIKVLSMERLTFLKKG; from the coding sequence ATGAACAAAAAAGGCCTAATTTTAGCATTTACAACTGCTATAATTAGCGGGTTTTCTATTTACCTTAACAAGTTTGGCGTTACTGGCATTGAATCAAGCATATTTACATTTTCAAAGAATATTATTGTTGCTTTGTTTTTATTTTCAACGGTTTTACTTTTTAAGGAAAATCTAAACTTAAAATTAAAGCAGTGGATTAAACTTATCATGATAGGTTTAATTGGAGGTTCAATACCATTTTTATTATTTTTTAAAGGATTACAATTAACCTCAAGCGCATCAGCTGCTTTTATTCATAAAACAATGTTTGTCTATGTTGCATTATTGGCAGTATTATTTTTGCGTGAAAAAATAACTAAAAAATTTTTAGCTGGTTCAATATTATTATTAATGGGCAATGCAATATTTTTAAAAGTTTATTACCCAATATTTGATAAAGGAGCTTTGTATATATTTATTGCAACATTATTATGGGCAATAGAAAATATTATTTCTAAACATACCTTAAAAGAATTAAGTTCCAGAGTGGTTGCATTTGGCAGAATGTTTTTTGGAAGCTCGTTTATCTTGGTTTATTTAATATTCTCTGAAAAAATTGTACTGCTTAATACTCTGAATCTTAATCAGATTGGCTGGGTGCTTGTTACAACAATTCCCTTGTTTTTGTATCAGATTACTTGGTACGAATCATTAAAATATTTAAAAGCTTCAACAGCAACATCTGTGCTATTATTAGGCAGTATGATTACTTCATTATTGGATTTAAATTTTACTCTTCGTTCTGTTGCAGGCAGTTTATTAATTATTCTTGGATTAATATTAACAACAAGATTATTCAGCGTAATAAAAGTTTTAAGCATGGAACGTTTAACTTTTCTTAAAAAAGGTTAA
- the trpS gene encoding tryptophan--tRNA ligase yields the protein MNSNILLDNEKLVKNFGARPISEIAILPDFYTFKKGLVYSHRDFDKFMAALNNGEKCAIVSGFNPSGTIHLGHKVVFDTNLFFQKKYGVSVFIPISDDESYIVGKVKDQKQGLEFAMQLAKELLAYGFDSKKTYFIIDQVYTNIYNLAIKLCPKVTLSEIKASYGYGPEDNPGMYFYPVIQSAHILLPIESFGFKQVLVPIGPDEDPHIRVCRDIAARASYNKPAILHMKFMPGLTGDKMSASKPNTAIFLNEPEKSIRIKVNKAFSGGKETVDEHRKNGGNPEIDIPCIYLTNYFYDEKQSKKLVEDYKKGKLLSGEVKKLLADELIIMTTEFQTRIKKVTDKQLEKVILKNKNV from the coding sequence ATGAATTCAAATATATTATTGGATAATGAAAAGCTTGTCAAAAATTTTGGTGCAAGGCCGATTTCTGAGATAGCTATATTGCCTGACTTTTATACCTTCAAAAAAGGGCTGGTCTATTCGCATAGAGACTTTGATAAATTTATGGCTGCGCTTAATAATGGCGAAAAGTGCGCAATTGTATCCGGATTTAACCCCTCTGGAACTATCCATCTGGGGCATAAAGTTGTGTTTGATACAAACCTGTTTTTTCAAAAAAAGTATGGTGTATCAGTGTTTATACCAATATCTGATGATGAAAGTTATATTGTTGGGAAAGTTAAAGATCAGAAGCAGGGGTTAGAGTTTGCAATGCAGTTAGCAAAAGAGTTATTAGCATACGGATTTGATTCTAAAAAAACTTATTTTATTATTGATCAAGTTTATACAAATATATACAATCTTGCAATTAAGTTATGCCCTAAAGTTACTTTATCGGAAATCAAAGCTTCTTACGGGTACGGGCCAGAGGATAATCCTGGAATGTATTTTTATCCGGTGATTCAATCTGCGCATATATTACTGCCTATTGAAAGTTTTGGATTTAAACAGGTATTAGTTCCAATTGGGCCTGATGAAGATCCCCATATTAGGGTGTGCAGGGATATTGCGGCAAGGGCGAGTTATAATAAACCGGCCATATTGCATATGAAATTTATGCCAGGACTGACAGGAGATAAAATGTCTGCGTCAAAACCGAATACTGCTATTTTTTTAAATGAGCCTGAAAAATCTATCCGAATCAAAGTTAATAAAGCATTTTCCGGAGGCAAAGAAACTGTTGATGAACACCGTAAGAATGGTGGAAATCCGGAGATTGACATTCCTTGTATTTATTTAACTAATTATTTTTATGATGAAAAACAAAGTAAAAAATTGGTTGAAGATTATAAAAAAGGGAAATTGCTTAGCGGAGAAGTTAAGAAATTGTTAGCTGATGAATTAATTATTATGACTACAGAATTTCAAACTAGAATTAAAAAAGTTACAGATAAACAATTAGAAAAAGTAATTCTTAAAAATAAAAATGTATGA
- a CDS encoding HD domain-containing protein codes for MSTSDFPCHDYEHVLRVYNTSTKLAEEEKANLFVVEPAALMHDLGRADEFRNPEIDHAERSVELASEILKNIDYPLALHGPIYQAISEHRFSKNIKPSNLESAILQDADRLDALGAIGIMRCISYGVFSGIRIYDPRDIFAKNREVDDKKFMIDHFYQKLFKLPSFMSTESGKKAAENRVLFMKDFIEQLNYEVWGKK; via the coding sequence ATGTCTACTTCTGATTTTCCTTGTCATGATTATGAACACGTTTTAAGAGTTTATAATACATCTACAAAATTAGCTGAAGAAGAAAAAGCAAATTTATTCGTAGTAGAACCTGCCGCTTTAATGCATGATTTGGGGAGAGCGGATGAATTTAGAAATCCTGAAATTGATCATGCTGAAAGGTCAGTTGAATTAGCAAGCGAAATTTTAAAAAATATTGATTATCCTTTAGCTTTGCATGGTCCAATCTATCAAGCCATTAGCGAACATAGATTTAGTAAAAATATTAAACCATCGAACTTAGAAAGCGCTATTTTGCAGGATGCTGATAGACTAGACGCGTTAGGTGCCATTGGCATTATGAGGTGTATTTCATATGGCGTTTTTTCAGGGATAAGGATATATGACCCGCGAGACATATTTGCAAAAAATCGCGAAGTAGATGATAAAAAGTTTATGATAGACCATTTTTATCAGAAACTGTTTAAATTACCTTCTTTTATGAGCACCGAATCCGGGAAAAAGGCTGCTGAAAATAGAGTTCTTTTTATGAAAGATTTTATTGAACAATTAAATTATGAAGTATGGGGCAAAAAGTAA
- a CDS encoding DUF504 domain-containing protein: MYKFLTLKISEHDKHYVQALIVLTGAIFFWRGIWDVGYLIPYLENPFVSMFIGLTILTLSGAIFTEFDPFSSKMHHTLELLNNLLSYKHLKNKKYTINYFDEYKKQMISIPHHNISKLEHQTLVIRKKDKEEFIPVHRIREIREGDKIIWKKGN; the protein is encoded by the coding sequence ATGTATAAATTTTTAACATTAAAAATTAGTGAGCATGATAAACATTATGTTCAAGCATTAATAGTATTGACAGGAGCAATCTTTTTTTGGAGGGGTATTTGGGACGTTGGTTACTTAATTCCTTATCTAGAAAATCCATTTGTATCAATGTTTATAGGATTAACAATATTGACCTTATCTGGAGCAATTTTTACAGAGTTCGACCCATTTTCAAGTAAAATGCACCATACATTAGAATTACTTAACAATTTATTGAGTTATAAACATTTAAAAAATAAAAAATATACCATTAACTATTTTGATGAATACAAAAAACAAATGATAAGTATTCCTCATCACAACATAAGCAAACTAGAACACCAGACACTTGTAATTAGAAAAAAGGATAAAGAAGAATTTATACCTGTTCACCGAATTCGAGAAATTAGAGAAGGAGATAAAATTATCTGGAAAAAAGGAAACTAA
- a CDS encoding HypC/HybG/HupF family hydrogenase formation chaperone, which produces MCLAYPGKIIQIKSDLAIIDYNGEQRTAKIVNSEYKVGDYVIVQMGFIVQKLSKKEALDAIKAYSSSP; this is translated from the coding sequence ATGTGTCTCGCATATCCTGGAAAAATAATTCAAATTAAATCAGATTTAGCAATTATAGATTATAATGGTGAACAAAGAACTGCTAAGATTGTTAATTCTGAATACAAAGTAGGTGATTATGTGATTGTCCAGATGGGTTTCATAGTTCAAAAATTGTCCAAAAAAGAAGCTTTAGATGCAATTAAGGCTTATTCTTCATCCCCATAA
- a CDS encoding NYN domain-containing protein, with the protein METLQHTEQRVLVLFDVQNMYYSAKNIFNAKVNFHEILKTAVGGRKLVRAIAYVIKTEIREEESFHKALMNIGIEVKSKDLQTFIGGSKKGDWDIGIAMDAVRLSPKVDTVVLVSGDGDFKDLLAYLKSHGCRTEIIAFSKTASKMIKEESDLFIDLEANKRKYLIAIGKKNVVKGSQKKESYSHKTHESENPNTRIVETKTHHKSEVKKTSD; encoded by the coding sequence ATGGAAACATTACAACATACTGAACAAAGAGTACTTGTGCTGTTTGATGTGCAAAATATGTATTATTCAGCAAAAAATATTTTTAATGCTAAAGTTAACTTTCATGAAATTCTAAAAACTGCTGTTGGCGGACGTAAATTAGTTAGAGCAATTGCGTATGTTATTAAAACTGAAATTAGGGAAGAAGAAAGCTTCCATAAAGCGCTTATGAATATTGGAATAGAAGTAAAATCTAAAGACCTGCAGACATTTATAGGGGGCTCAAAGAAAGGCGATTGGGACATTGGAATCGCAATGGATGCGGTAAGATTATCTCCTAAAGTTGATACAGTTGTATTAGTATCGGGGGATGGTGACTTTAAAGATTTATTAGCTTATTTAAAAAGTCATGGATGCAGAACGGAGATTATCGCATTTTCAAAAACTGCATCAAAAATGATTAAAGAAGAATCGGATTTATTTATAGACTTAGAGGCTAACAAACGAAAATATTTAATCGCGATTGGGAAAAAAAATGTAGTTAAGGGTTCTCAAAAAAAAGAAAGTTATTCTCATAAAACCCATGAATCTGAAAATCCTAATACTAGAATAGTCGAAACTAAAACACATCATAAATCAGAAGTTAAAAAAACAAGTGATTAA
- the trxA gene encoding thioredoxin: MEYITDANFNDEILKKPKAILDFWAPWCNPCLQFRPIFDKMSKEIGLKTNISFGKVNIEDFRDIALEYSVISIPTIIFFKEGEEVGRFTGSISEEAFKTKINEFLK; this comes from the coding sequence ATGGAATATATTACTGATGCAAATTTTAACGATGAAATATTAAAAAAACCCAAAGCAATACTTGATTTTTGGGCACCATGGTGCAATCCATGTTTACAATTTAGACCTATATTTGACAAAATGTCTAAAGAAATCGGCCTAAAAACAAATATTTCATTCGGAAAAGTTAATATTGAGGATTTCCGCGATATTGCCTTGGAATATAGTGTAATTAGTATCCCTACTATTATATTTTTTAAAGAGGGCGAAGAAGTGGGCAGATTTACAGGTTCAATATCTGAAGAAGCTTTCAAAACAAAGATTAACGAATTTTTGAAATAG
- a CDS encoding magnesium transporter has translation MLIDKDFKEIISFQVLSLIGGLFAGTLLSIYTDKLLLIPGMLIILPGFMEMRGNISGSMAARLTSGMFIGVVKPNNLNVKIVKGNVFASFTLAIIVSLVLGLVAFVFNYIMLGIVVPKIILIPLIAGIFANGIEIILTLYFTFYTFNHGYNPDNIMGSFVTTTGDVTSILALLFTVMII, from the coding sequence ATGTTGATAGATAAAGATTTTAAAGAGATTATTTCGTTTCAGGTGTTGTCATTAATAGGGGGGCTTTTTGCAGGGACTTTATTATCTATTTATACAGACAAACTTTTACTTATTCCGGGTATGTTAATTATTTTACCGGGATTCATGGAAATGCGGGGGAATATTAGCGGTTCAATGGCCGCCAGGTTAACTTCGGGAATGTTTATTGGCGTTGTAAAACCCAATAATCTCAATGTTAAAATTGTTAAAGGCAATGTTTTCGCATCTTTTACACTGGCGATTATTGTTTCACTAGTTCTAGGTTTAGTTGCATTTGTGTTTAATTATATTATGCTCGGCATCGTTGTGCCAAAAATAATTCTAATACCCTTAATTGCTGGAATTTTTGCAAATGGCATTGAAATAATTTTAACTTTATATTTTACTTTTTACACATTTAACCACGGATATAATCCCGATAACATTATGGGTTCATTTGTGACAACAACAGGTGATGTGACAAGCATTCTTGCGCTTTTATTTACGGTGATGATAATATGA
- a CDS encoding magnesium transporter, which produces MILKSHLQHLKKVKHRKYHKIIREMKHEGFSRKTLLYLKEYGPHTNVPRTIIRESINILIFASIISSLGGFALENIKEVFITLTPLVILLPVLNGMVGNYGTIISSRFTTLLHEGKIKSNWHKNIELNNLFAKIILISVIIAILSASVALVISNLTGTAVNITTIYKILIIAVLDMLILVFILFFVAISAGLYFFKKGEDPDNFLIPITTSIADLGNMLLLALLVMLMF; this is translated from the coding sequence ATGATTTTAAAGTCTCACTTGCAACACTTGAAAAAAGTTAAACATCGTAAATATCATAAAATCATCAGGGAGATGAAACACGAGGGTTTTTCAAGAAAAACTTTGCTTTATCTTAAAGAGTATGGTCCGCATACAAATGTGCCCCGGACGATTATCCGAGAAAGTATAAATATCCTAATTTTTGCATCTATAATTAGTTCTTTAGGGGGTTTTGCGCTTGAAAATATCAAAGAGGTATTCATCACATTAACGCCTTTGGTTATTTTGCTGCCAGTATTAAACGGAATGGTTGGAAACTATGGCACCATAATTTCATCACGGTTTACAACATTACTGCATGAAGGAAAAATTAAGAGTAATTGGCATAAAAACATTGAACTTAATAATTTATTTGCAAAAATAATTTTAATTTCAGTGATAATTGCGATTTTAAGCGCTTCTGTCGCTTTAGTAATCTCTAACCTGACAGGTACAGCAGTAAATATAACAACAATTTATAAGATTTTGATAATAGCAGTTTTAGACATGCTGATTTTGGTGTTTATCTTGTTTTTTGTAGCAATCAGCGCAGGTCTTTATTTTTTTAAAAAAGGAGAAGATCCGGATAATTTTTTAATCCCGATAACTACTTCAATTGCAGATTTAGGCAATATGCTTTTGTTGGCATTATTGGTCATGTTGATGTTTTAA
- a CDS encoding HAD-IA family hydrolase: protein MIKIVIFDFDGVIVNSTKHNIDFANQMLKHFGKPELSRGDEKDAYTMTSREFYNKYLYDVGIIRSLFFMKRLFKKTLNEFKATKHLNKLLKILKKKYKLAIVTNRAGETYEILEYLGLRDNFDLILTVEHIKKPKPSPEGIKKVLKYFTFKPSEAVYIGDTSFDSLAAKRAGVISIILKNRKDGGDYKIKDLFDIKGILEKFK, encoded by the coding sequence ATGATAAAAATAGTTATTTTTGATTTTGATGGTGTAATTGTTAATTCTACCAAACATAATATTGATTTTGCTAATCAGATGTTAAAACATTTTGGGAAACCTGAGCTTAGTAGGGGGGATGAGAAAGATGCTTATACTATGACAAGCAGGGAATTTTATAACAAATATTTATATGATGTTGGTATTATCAGGTCTTTATTTTTTATGAAAAGATTATTTAAAAAAACGTTGAATGAATTTAAAGCAACAAAACATTTAAACAAATTATTAAAAATTTTAAAGAAAAAATATAAGTTGGCAATTGTCACTAATAGAGCAGGTGAAACTTATGAAATTTTGGAGTATCTTGGCTTAAGAGATAATTTTGATTTAATATTGACAGTTGAACATATTAAAAAGCCAAAACCTTCCCCGGAAGGCATCAAGAAAGTGTTGAAATATTTTACTTTTAAACCTTCTGAAGCAGTATATATCGGGGACACATCATTTGATTCTTTGGCTGCGAAAAGGGCCGGTGTTATCTCCATAATCCTAAAAAATCGGAAAGATGGAGGAGATTATAAAATTAAAGATTTGTTTGATATTAAAGGAATATTAGAAAAGTTTAAATAG
- a CDS encoding HIT family protein: MNDCIFCKIIKGSVSCDKVYEDKEILGFLDISPVNPGHTLVIPKKHYETMLDVPDDLLKKIVLVAKKVAKSLIVTKEGGVNVIVNNYASAGQLVPHLHFHIIPRHIGDGHVFSWKSHKYESDKQKEEYRKAIQKSLG, encoded by the coding sequence ATGAATGATTGTATATTCTGTAAAATAATTAAAGGCAGTGTATCATGCGATAAAGTTTATGAGGATAAAGAAATCTTAGGGTTTTTAGATATTTCTCCAGTTAATCCGGGGCATACTTTGGTAATCCCTAAAAAACACTATGAAACTATGCTTGATGTTCCTGATGATTTATTGAAAAAAATTGTTTTGGTGGCTAAAAAGGTTGCAAAATCTTTGATAGTTACCAAAGAAGGCGGTGTTAATGTTATTGTGAATAATTATGCATCGGCTGGGCAATTAGTACCCCATTTACATTTTCATATCATACCCAGACATATAGGTGACGGTCATGTGTTTAGCTGGAAATCACATAAGTATGAAAGTGATAAACAGAAAGAAGAATATAGAAAAGCCATTCAGAAATCTTTAGGATAA